The Sediminispirochaeta smaragdinae DSM 11293 genome has a segment encoding these proteins:
- the nagZ gene encoding beta-N-acetylhexosaminidase: protein MDFDELIGNVFMLGLPSSVLDDVGKDVLAAVRPGSVILFSRNIVDREQVARFIEEITTFLGYKPLIAIDQEGGIVTRLKKGFTVSPGAMALAATGDPHNAYLAGKLLGQEMKAVGIDWNLAPVVDINSNPLNPAIGIRSFSENADVVIAYASQFAAGLEKSGILTCLKHFPGNGRVQVDPHLDMPSLDISREALFRNEMLPFLSIPAPSWMPTHIYVPTLQSRREAVTVSREVLTGLVRDKLKYKGLLVSDDLNMGGVAHVLRADDLAVETLAAGMDMISFCDNPEKQLMAASAVAGRVARDEVFAERVRQASARVKTMCSLRDRADGSRSSLVDFEANGRKMDFISLKSVRLVKNEEQAVPLCSVDNVFTMRSSRLVLIEEGSEGIPAVASRAAEKLSCPLSIYERTITDAEAAVLKRQAKGKSNLIFTENAHLEPSLVRFIEDLAQISGRLVLVALRNPYDTDIAGIQNAVASYGYTAAQQEGVMRLLFPGAFEEGCV, encoded by the coding sequence ATGGATTTCGATGAACTGATCGGGAATGTTTTCATGCTGGGCCTGCCTTCTTCAGTGCTTGACGATGTGGGAAAGGATGTTCTTGCCGCCGTCAGACCCGGATCGGTCATTTTATTTTCCAGAAATATCGTTGACAGGGAGCAGGTTGCCCGGTTTATCGAAGAGATAACGACTTTTCTCGGATACAAGCCGCTCATTGCGATCGATCAGGAAGGTGGTATTGTCACAAGGCTGAAAAAGGGATTTACCGTTTCTCCCGGCGCCATGGCTCTGGCCGCAACCGGCGATCCCCATAATGCATACCTGGCGGGAAAACTGCTCGGCCAAGAAATGAAGGCCGTAGGCATCGACTGGAACCTCGCCCCCGTTGTCGATATCAACAGCAATCCGCTTAATCCTGCCATCGGGATTCGCAGTTTTTCCGAAAATGCCGATGTTGTTATTGCCTATGCATCACAGTTTGCCGCAGGCCTTGAGAAAAGCGGCATCCTGACCTGCCTGAAGCATTTTCCGGGCAACGGCCGGGTTCAGGTTGATCCCCACCTCGATATGCCCTCTCTGGATATTTCCCGGGAAGCGTTGTTCCGTAATGAGATGCTTCCCTTTCTCTCTATTCCCGCTCCTTCCTGGATGCCCACCCACATCTATGTGCCCACATTACAAAGCCGCAGGGAGGCTGTTACCGTTTCAAGGGAGGTCCTGACCGGGCTGGTCAGAGACAAGCTGAAATACAAGGGGCTTTTGGTTTCTGATGATCTGAACATGGGCGGCGTGGCACATGTTCTCCGGGCCGATGACCTTGCGGTCGAGACCTTGGCAGCGGGTATGGACATGATTTCGTTCTGTGACAACCCGGAAAAGCAGCTGATGGCAGCCTCTGCCGTTGCCGGGAGAGTTGCCAGGGACGAAGTGTTTGCGGAGCGGGTAAGGCAGGCCTCGGCGAGGGTGAAAACGATGTGTTCCCTTCGTGACAGGGCGGACGGTTCTCGTTCCTCCCTTGTTGATTTTGAGGCGAACGGGCGAAAGATGGATTTCATTTCCCTGAAATCGGTGCGGCTTGTAAAAAATGAGGAACAGGCCGTTCCCCTTTGTTCCGTGGATAATGTGTTCACCATGAGAAGCAGCCGACTTGTTCTCATTGAAGAGGGCAGTGAAGGAATCCCTGCGGTTGCGTCCCGTGCCGCCGAAAAGCTTTCCTGTCCCCTTTCCATATACGAAAGAACCATCACCGATGCAGAAGCGGCGGTTTTAAAGCGGCAGGCGAAGGGAAAGTCCAATCTTATCTTTACGGAAAATGCCCATCTCGAACCGTCTCTGGTACGGTTCATCGAGGATCTGGCACAGATATCAGGCAGGCTTGTACTTGTCGCCCTGCGAAACCCATACGATACGGATATTGCGGGAATACAAAATGCGGTCGCCTCGTATGGCTATACTGCGGCTCAGCAGGAAGGGGTGATGAGGCTTCTTTTTCCGGGAGCCTTCGAGGAAGGTTGTGTATGA